Below is a genomic region from Algoriphagus halophilus.
TATCCACCCATTTTTCATCCAAGTAATTGGATCGGCAAAAAGATCATCATAATTGGTCTGTCCAGCCCGGGTAGGGGAGCCCTTTGGATCTTTGTCTTGATTTCTCCAAACCCCAAAAGGAGAGATTCCAAATTGCACCCAAGGTTTAGTGGCTTCTATAGTCTTGTGAACAGCAAAAATTAAATCATTGACATTTTGTCTCCTCCAATCTTCTAAGGTCTGGCCCGGAGATTTAAATTGATTATAGGTGTTGATATCAGGGAAAGACTGATTCTCCACTTTGTAAGGGTAGAAATAATCATCAAAGTGAACGGCATCTAAATCATAATTGGCAACCAATTCTTTGATGACAGAAGTTAAATGAGATTTGACCTCGGGAAGCCCGGGATTGTAATAGTATTTGGCTCCGTATTTCAGCATCCAATCCCGATGGAGATTGTAATCATGCGATGGACTCAGTAATTCTGTTTTCAAATCAAAGGTGGCACGGTATGGATTCAGCCAAGCATGAAATTCCATGCCTCGAGCATGTGCTTCTTTGATCATCCAAGTCAATGGATTTTCGGAAGTTTCAGGAGCTTTTCCCTCCTTTCCAGTTAGGTATTTAGACCATGGAGCGAGATTACTGGGGTAGAAAGCGTCTCCGGCAGCCCTAACTTGGAGAATGACTGCATTAAAATTTAAGGACTTGTAATAGTCTAATAATTTAAGGAAATCATTTTTTTGCTTTTCAAAGGGATCTGTTGGCGAGGTAGGCCAATCTATATTTGCCACAGTAGCGATCCAAACTCCTCTAAATTCCCTAGGGATCTCTGGTAATTGATAATTCAAAGGTTGCAGATGAACTGCTATCGGAGGAGTTTTCTTTTCAGGGAATTGGTCTTTTGGGCCTGTAGTTGAATTTCGTGGTAATTCTTCCTTAGAGGTATTTGTCCCTATTTTTTTTGATTTACAACTAGCAAAAGCAAAGACGGAAATTAGGGCAATGCAAAGGTAAAAACGGGTATTCCGCATAAATAATCGCGAGGTAATCAAAGCGAAGGTATTGGTTTCAAATTCAAGTCAGAAAGGTTTTTTCGAAGCTTCTCCATAAAGTCAACTCCAGGGTCTGTTTTCACAGTTCTATAATCAGGGTCATATTCTTTCCATAAGTCAGTCTCCTGAAAATTTTGATATTCATAATGACCTATTACATATTCGATTTCATACTTTTTTCTTAAATGCCGGATGAGCATTTCATTAGCTTTGAGCTGTTCCTTTGTTAATGGGGCATTGGGGCCACCAATATTTTCTATTCCAATGGCGGTATAATTTAGACCGATTGTATGTCTTGCAAAGTTTGTTTCCGGTAAAAGCCTAAAAATTGTGCCATCCCGATCGATCAAAAATTGACTTGAAACATTCAGGTTGCTTGCTCCGGTAAGATCTGCTCTTCCTCCTAAAGTTGGAGAGTCAAACACATCAAAGGTAGATTCTATGGAATTGACAGCAGTCCAGTGGACCACTACCATGGTAGGGTCGATGGTAGCTTCTGTTTTATCCAAACCATGTCTTTCTTTCAAATACTTGAGTGAAAGTTCTTCACGTTCCTGATTCCAAGTAATTGGTTTTTCGAAAATCCGAAAAGTTGATTTAGAACTACAGGAAATTGAGGCGAGGAGGAGAATATAAATTGTTAAATGCTTCAAAAGTCTCATAATAGTCAAACTTGAAATAGAGATTAGGTATTGCTTAAAGAACCGGGAATTTTGACATGAATTTAAGAATGAATGCTGATCGCCGATACAGGTAAGCTAAACTAGTAGGAAATTAGAGTAATCAGGGTATTAAGGCGCAATTATTTGCTGTATTTTTCAGATTCTTGATAAATCTTGCATGGTCTTGCAGCTTTTGCTAGTTTAAGACCTCAATCAAAAAGAATATGCTAAAAGAAGAAAGGCAAAAGTTCATCTTAGATCAGGTGCATCTTCATCACCGGGTATTGTTGGTAGATTTATCAGAAAGCTTAAATGTTTCCATAGATACTGTGAGAAGGGATGTGAAAGAACTGGCCAAGGATCGGAAATTAAAGAAAGTCCATGGTGGAGCTACTTCGTTTGGGTTTATGAATTTCCGGAAGGAAGAGGGAAATGTATACTTACAATCCAAAAAAATAGCAATTGCAGAGAAAACAGTCTCCCTGTTGTCCGAAGGGCAAGTGATCATAATGAGTGGAGGCACCACGAATATGGAAGTAGCGAAAATGATTCCCAAGAAACTTCCTCTTACTGTTTTTACTCCCAGTCTCCATGTGGCCATGGAATTATTGGAGCACCCAGAAGTGGAAGTGATTTTTTTAGGAGGGAAGTTATTACATGATGCGAAATTTGCAGTGGGAGGCACAGTGGTAAATTCCCTATCTCAACTTAGAGTGGACTTATGTATTTTAGGTACCGGTTATTTGGATGCAGAATATGGGTTGACAGAATTTGATTGGGAGGTAATTCAAGTGAAACAAGCCATGATTCGTGCGGCAAAGAAGACAGTTATTCTTTCTGTTTCAGATAAGTTGCATTCAGTCCAAAAATACAAGACCTGTGATATGTCTGCTGTTCATACCTTGGTTACGGAGTTGGATCCATCGGACCAGCTTTTAGATGCCTTCCGGCCATTTAACTTAACTTTAATATAAAAAAAGCTTCTGAAGATTTCTTCAGAAGCTTAAATATGTTGTTTATAAATCTATTCCGAAGCCTCGGCTGGAGTGAATTTCACTACTTGATTGGAGATAGGTTTCACGGTTTTCAAATAAGCATAAATCGCTTTCAAATCTTCATCTTTCATTCCTGAATACATGGTCCAAGGCATTAGAGAGTTGAATTCTCCCGGTTGGACCTTAGGGATCACATAGCCTGAGTCTTGGTATTGTTTAAATTGCCTTACAAATCGTATTTCATCCCAAGATTCCAAGCCTGATGGATCGGGAGTAATATTGGAAGATCTTAAAACTGAGCCATCTGGATTACCAAATTCCCTTCCTCCTGAAAATGCCATTTCTGGAATGATCTGACCTTGTGGTGTTACTGGAGTATGGCATTCGATACATCCAGCAGCATTGGTCAAGTAAGCTCCATAGGCTACTTGATCACTTGGATCAGGGATTTTTTCAGGACTAGCTTCTGTTGGGATGGTCCTCATGATTAGATTGACAGGAAAGTCTGCCTCAGAATCCGGTACTTCATAATCTATTGGATCTAAAGATCTGATGTACGCTATAATAGAGTAAATATCTTCTGGGTCCATTTTCCCATAATAGAGATATGGCATCAATGGAAACATGGGTCTGTCATCATTGGTAACCCCTGTGGTGATCACTCGGTATAATTCTCCATCGGTATAATCAGAAATTCCTGTGGGGGTAATGTTTTTAGCATAGAAAACCCCCGGGAACCCCATGCTATGATCAAATTTGTCTCCCCCTTTTCCTAGCGTACCATCAACAGGAGGTCCGGAGAATAAGGAGAAATCCCTGGTAGAGTGACAATCCATGCAAACTGTGACATGATTTGCTAGGTAGGCTCCACGTTCTATACGAGCTTGACTATACTCTACATTTAATTCTGCAGGTTCAGCTACGCTTGGAAATGCTACTTGGAGGTATGCAATAGCCCCGATTACTAAAATGATAATGGCACCAAAGAGGTACCCAATAATTTTAAATAGTTTTTTCATGAAAAGTGGTTAAGGTTGGTAATCAGTAAATTATGTAAAAAATAGTTTTTACAAAAATATTGACATAAAAAACGTTTTTTTAGGTTTGAAATATAAAAAAATCGCTTTCATCGGTGCTGAAATGGCCGAAAACTACTTGTATTAAGAGAAATGAAATTTCACTTTTTAAAGAACCTTCATACTATTCTACTATTCAATCCGTATTTTCGAAACTAAATCAACCACAACTCTTAAGAAATGAAAAATTTAATTACCCTATGTTTTTTATTCCTGGCTTTTATTGCAAAGGCCCAGGATGAAGTTTTGAAAAAACTGGATGAAAAGACTTCTTTTTATTCTGAGGTATCGCAGCAGATTTGGGATTATGCAGAATTGGGATACTTAGAAACAAAGAGTTCTGCATTGTTACAAAAAACGTTATCTGATGCTGGGTTTAAAGTTACAGCTGGTGTAGCTGAGATTCCAACAGCTTTTGTGGCAGAATATGGATCAGGGAAACCAGTAATTGGAATCATGGCAGAATTTGATGCTTTGCCAGGTGTATCTCAAAAAGCAGTTCCTTTTCGTGAGCCGGTAGTAGAGGGTGGAGCTGGACACGCTTGTGGTCACCATTTATTTGGTACTGCTTCAGTAGCAGCAGGAATTGCTGCGAAAGAATGGATGATAGAGAATAATATTCAAGGTACGATTAGAGTTTATGGTACTCCAGCGGAAGAAGGTGGAGGGGGAAAAGTATATATGGCAAAATCCGGAATCATGGATGATGTGGATGCCATGCTTCACTGGCACCCATCTTCTGCCAATAACGCAGGGGCAAATTCCTCTTTGGCTAATATTTCCACCAAATTTAGATTCTATGGAGAAGCTTCTCATGCTGCTGCAGCTCCTGATCGCGGGAAATCGGCTTTAGATGCTGTAGAGGCCATGAATTTTATGGTGAATTTGATGCGTGAACACGTGCCTATGGAAACCAGAATGCATTATGTTATTACCCGAGGTGGAGAAGCGCCTAATGTGGTGCCAGCATTTGCAGAGTCTTACCATTATGTAAGACATCCTGATGCCATGAAAGTGAAGGAAATTTTTGCTAAAATGATTGATGCAGCAGAAGGTGCAGCTTTAGGTACTCAAACCAAAATGGAATACGAAATTATTAACGGGGTATATAATTTACTTCCTAACGAAACACTGGCCTCTGTGATGCATAAAAACCTAGAAGCAGTAGGGGGTGTTGAATACAATGCAGAAGAAACCAAGTTTGCGGAAGATATCATCAAAACGTATCCTGCTGGTGTGATAGTTTCTCCTGAAGATGCTGAGAAGATTGCTCCATTCGAAGTAAATGAAAAAGGTTCAGGTGGTTCAACAGATGTTGGTGATGTGAGTTGGCTAGTCCCCACTGCAGGATTAGGCACGGCAACTTGGGTTCCAGGTACTTCAGCACATACTTGGCAGGCGGTAGCAGCAGGGGGTACTAGTATTGGTAAAAAAGGAATGATGGTAGCAGCAAAAACCCTTACCTTGACTGTGATTGATATTTTCAAGGATCCTTCTATCGCTGAAAAAGCAAAGGTAGAATTGGATAAAAGAAGAGGAGCTAACTTTAAATATGAAGCTTTAACAGGGGAAAGAAGCGCACCTTTAGATTATAGGAAATAATTATAGATATAGAGATGAATAAGCAACGAATTGGTTTACTGTTTTTTACGATCATTTTTATTCATCTCTCTGTATTTAAATCACTTGCTTATCAACAAATTCCCACTGACGAAACCAGACCTAAAATTGGTCTGGTTTTGAGTGGTGGAGGAGCCAAAGGTATGGCTCATGTTGGAGTCATTCGATATTTAGAAAAAGCAGGGATACGACCCGATTATGTGGTCGGAACAAGTATGGGATCTGTCATTGGTGGCTTGTATGCTTTAGGGTATAGTGCGGATGAGTTAGAAAAAATTATCCTCAGCATCGACTGGGATTTATTGATTTCCAATAGAGTAGAGTTCAACTCTATCTCTTTTGAAGAAAAGGAGTATTACAATCGATATCTGTTGGAGCTACCTTTAAAAGAAGGGAAAATATCCATTCCTTCGGGATTGATTGAGGGGCAAAAATTATCAGAAGTTCTCCATTATTACACCTGGCCCGCCAATGAATACAAAAGCTTTGACGAATTCCCAATCCCATTTAGATGTATAGCTACGGACATCTCCACTGGAGAGCCTATTATTTTTGACAAAGGTTATCTCCACGATGCTCTTAGATCCAGTATAGCGATTCCTACTGCCTTTACCTCATTTTCCTTAGATTCAACACAAGTGGTCGATGGAGGAGTAGTCAATAATTTTCCTGTGGATATTGCTCAAGACATGGGTGCGGATATTATTATTGGAGTAAATGTTTCTGATGAGGATTTTTCAAAAGCAGATGATCTTGGTGGCTTTGGAGGTATTTTGATGCAAGTAGCGATGGCAAGGTCACTTGCAAAAACAAAGGGAGCGATTGAAGAATGTGATATTTATATCAAACCTGATTTAGGAGAATATTCCACAGGGAGCTTCGGTAATTATAAAGAGATTTTAGAATTGGGAGATCAGGCGGGACAACTTTACTTTGATGATTTCAAGCAATTAGCTGATAGCTTAGGAAGAAAGGATGAAATATCTAGTCTGGGCTTTGAACCTGCTCCAATTTTGGTCAATGACATCGAGTTTGTGGGAAATAAATTGTTTTCTGATAACCTCCTTCAATTAAAGTTAAACATTAGAGAAGGCTCGAAAGTAAACAGGGATGAACTAGAAGATGCCATTGAACGAGTATATGGGATTAATGGCTTTTACAAGGTTGATTATACCTTGATTCCAGTGAGTGAGAATAGTTACAATCTGAAAATTAGACTCAAAGAGAAACCCTCTTCCTTGATTAGTACGGCCGTACATTATGATAATCAGTTTTCAGCTGGAATTCTATTCAACTTTACTACTAGGGACTTGGTTGGGAGAAATAATAGGACGGTGTTTTTGCTCGACGTCTCGGAAAACCCGAAAGCAAGGATAGATTATTATAAATATTTTTCCAGAGAAAATAACTTGGCTTTTAATGTCCGTTTGAACCTACTTAGGCAACAATTACCTGATTATGAAGAGGGGAATGAACTGGATGTTGTCATTGCTAGAAACAATAAATTGGTGGCCCAAGTAATGACTACCGGCTCACTGAAACAATCTTTTGCAATTGGCGGAATGTATGAGGAAACCAAGTCAAGGTTTCGTTTCAATGTTGGAGTTTCAGATGGTTTAAAAAATGCCAAACAAAGCTCTTTGGCGATTAGGTTTCGATATTTCAGAAACTCACAAGATAACAGAAATTACCCCACAAGGGGAGCAGAAAGTATAGTGGAAAGTAAATTCCATTTTAATAACCGATTGAGTTTTAACTTGAGATCTGGAGTAGATACGCTATATATTGATTCTGGAAATGGACAGATACCTATCTCCAAAGATCAATTGGATTTATTGACCGATATTTTCAACCCAGACCCATATCTTTCTTTATTTTTTAAATATTCAAAGTTTTTGCCAGTAGGTCCAAAATTTCAGTTTAGACCTGAAATAGCTTCTGGAGTTGTTTTAACCAGTTCATCAGGGAAAGTTCATCAGGACTTTTTTGTAGGGGGGTATCAAACGATTCGATTCAATGATATTAAATTTTGGGGGTTAAATTATGCTGAAGTACAAAGTCCTAACTTTTTAAAGGCTGGACTGGATTTTCAAATTGTCCCTTTCAAAAAGATTTATCTTAGAACTGGCTTGAATCTATTAGGTTTTAGCTCCTCCTATTCTTTCAAGGAAAAAGAATACCTCAATAATATTTTTAATGATGACCGATATGTAGGATATGGGATTGATTTGACCTACCAATCCTTTATTGGCCCGATAACAGTAGGCTTATCAAGCAATGCTCAAGATAAACAACTTAGGTCTTACATTTCTTTGGGATACTCCTTTAATTATTCGGATCGATAGTCTGGATGGATCCGTCAGGCAAATGTGTCAAAGGAGTCATCTTGATATTTCTCAAATGGGTTTCTCCAGATAATTGGGTGTCGTGATAGAATAGATACCATTCCCCGTTTATTTCTACGATAGAATGATGATTGGTCCATCCTTCTACAGGGTTTAGTACGATACCTTGATACGTAAAAGGCCCATAAGGATTGTCTGAAGTGGCATAAGCGATGAAGTGGGTGTCACTTGTAGAGTAGGATAAATAATATTTGCCATTGTATTTGTGAACCCAAGCGGCTTCAAAGAATCTCCTATCATGATCACTACTCAAAATCGGTTCTCCATTTTGATCCAAAATCTGGATTTCTTTGGGAGTCTCAGCAAATTCCAATAAGTCCTCACTCATTTTAGCAATGATTGGTCCTAGCGCAGGTTCCTCAGCTGCAGGGATTCCATCCGTGGGAGCTGGACCCTTGTCATCAAATTTGTTATCCCTGTATTTTTGCAATTGGCCTCCCCAAATTCCACCAAAATACATGTAATAGGCACCATCAGTGTCCTCGAAAACGGATGGATCTATACTGTAACTCCCTTTGATCGGTTCGGGCTGAGCAGTAAATGGACCAGTTGGGGAGTCTGCCACTGCTACTCCGATTTTGAAGATATCCTGCTCATCTTTCGCAGGAAAATATAAATAATACTTCCCGTCTTTTTCTGCAGCATCTGGAGCCCAAAGTTGTCTTTTTGCCCAAGGAATATCTTCAACACCCAATACCTTTCCTTCGTCCACAACAGAGGATGTAGGAGAGTCCATGGAATATACATGATAGTCCATCATGTTAAAATGGGAGCCTAAATCGTCTTGAGGTACATCTGATTCAATATCATGAGAAGGATAGATGTAAATTTTCCCCTCAAAAACGTGTGCTGAGGGGTCAGCGGTGAAATGATCAGTAATCAAGGGCTGCGAAAGGTATTTGGAAGAGCTGTCTTCTGTCTGTGGCTCCTCCGATGTATCTGTAGTATTTGTGGAATTATTGCAGGAGGCAAAGGTGATTACAAGGATTATTGCTGAATAAAATCGAAATAGGTTATTCATAATTAGGTTTGTTTGGAAATCAAGGGATTAAGATAAATTTAAAAAAAGATTTTTCAAGTATTCAAGGGTTTAATAAGAGAAGTGGGGATGGGAAACCTTTAGGAAGACCATTGATCTAAAGGTTTAACCACAAAAAGGATTTCTCTTCTGAATATCAATGAATTCGGTATATTCAAAATTCATAACCCAATCTACCCTTATTGTATGGATCGCAGAAAATCACTCAAAATCCTTGGTGGTTCTGTTGTTGGTATTGCTGGTTTGGCTTTAGTCAATTGGAAATGGCAAATTACAGATCAATTAACCCATCAAGGCTTCTTTTCTTACAAAGAAGAAAAACTAATCAGTAGTATCGCTGATACGATTATTCCTGAAGGACTTCCTCCTCAACTTCCTAATCCTGACGCAAAACCAATTGGTGCTTTAAGTACTGGGACTGATTCTTATTTAAAAAAGCTATTTGAACATTGCTATGATCAGGATGATCAAGCGAATATAAAAAATGGACTTCATCAATTGAATCAACAAGCTAACCTAGAGTTTGGTGATGATTTTTATAATCTTCCCCAAACAGAGCGGGAAGCATCATTGATGCAAATGGCAAATTCTGAAGATGAAAAGCAAAAAGAATTTTTTAAGCTCCTGAAGAGCCAGAC
It encodes:
- a CDS encoding gluconate 2-dehydrogenase subunit 3 family protein, producing MDRRKSLKILGGSVVGIAGLALVNWKWQITDQLTHQGFFSYKEEKLISSIADTIIPEGLPPQLPNPDAKPIGALSTGTDSYLKKLFEHCYDQDDQANIKNGLHQLNQQANLEFGDDFYNLPQTEREASLMQMANSEDEKQKEFFKLLKSQTITGFTTVKEVMVDYQGYQVAPGFYNGCAEVQTKA
- a CDS encoding glycoside hydrolase family 43 protein; amino-acid sequence: MNNLFRFYSAIILVITFASCNNSTNTTDTSEEPQTEDSSSKYLSQPLITDHFTADPSAHVFEGKIYIYPSHDIESDVPQDDLGSHFNMMDYHVYSMDSPTSSVVDEGKVLGVEDIPWAKRQLWAPDAAEKDGKYYLYFPAKDEQDIFKIGVAVADSPTGPFTAQPEPIKGSYSIDPSVFEDTDGAYYMYFGGIWGGQLQKYRDNKFDDKGPAPTDGIPAAEEPALGPIIAKMSEDLLEFAETPKEIQILDQNGEPILSSDHDRRFFEAAWVHKYNGKYYLSYSTSDTHFIAYATSDNPYGPFTYQGIVLNPVEGWTNHHSIVEINGEWYLFYHDTQLSGETHLRNIKMTPLTHLPDGSIQTIDPNN
- a CDS encoding amidohydrolase gives rise to the protein MKNLITLCFLFLAFIAKAQDEVLKKLDEKTSFYSEVSQQIWDYAELGYLETKSSALLQKTLSDAGFKVTAGVAEIPTAFVAEYGSGKPVIGIMAEFDALPGVSQKAVPFREPVVEGGAGHACGHHLFGTASVAAGIAAKEWMIENNIQGTIRVYGTPAEEGGGGKVYMAKSGIMDDVDAMLHWHPSSANNAGANSSLANISTKFRFYGEASHAAAAPDRGKSALDAVEAMNFMVNLMREHVPMETRMHYVITRGGEAPNVVPAFAESYHYVRHPDAMKVKEIFAKMIDAAEGAALGTQTKMEYEIINGVYNLLPNETLASVMHKNLEAVGGVEYNAEETKFAEDIIKTYPAGVIVSPEDAEKIAPFEVNEKGSGGSTDVGDVSWLVPTAGLGTATWVPGTSAHTWQAVAAGGTSIGKKGMMVAAKTLTLTVIDIFKDPSIAEKAKVELDKRRGANFKYEALTGERSAPLDYRK
- a CDS encoding patatin-like phospholipase family protein, producing the protein MNKQRIGLLFFTIIFIHLSVFKSLAYQQIPTDETRPKIGLVLSGGGAKGMAHVGVIRYLEKAGIRPDYVVGTSMGSVIGGLYALGYSADELEKIILSIDWDLLISNRVEFNSISFEEKEYYNRYLLELPLKEGKISIPSGLIEGQKLSEVLHYYTWPANEYKSFDEFPIPFRCIATDISTGEPIIFDKGYLHDALRSSIAIPTAFTSFSLDSTQVVDGGVVNNFPVDIAQDMGADIIIGVNVSDEDFSKADDLGGFGGILMQVAMARSLAKTKGAIEECDIYIKPDLGEYSTGSFGNYKEILELGDQAGQLYFDDFKQLADSLGRKDEISSLGFEPAPILVNDIEFVGNKLFSDNLLQLKLNIREGSKVNRDELEDAIERVYGINGFYKVDYTLIPVSENSYNLKIRLKEKPSSLISTAVHYDNQFSAGILFNFTTRDLVGRNNRTVFLLDVSENPKARIDYYKYFSRENNLAFNVRLNLLRQQLPDYEEGNELDVVIARNNKLVAQVMTTGSLKQSFAIGGMYEETKSRFRFNVGVSDGLKNAKQSSLAIRFRYFRNSQDNRNYPTRGAESIVESKFHFNNRLSFNLRSGVDTLYIDSGNGQIPISKDQLDLLTDIFNPDPYLSLFFKYSKFLPVGPKFQFRPEIASGVVLTSSSGKVHQDFFVGGYQTIRFNDIKFWGLNYAEVQSPNFLKAGLDFQIVPFKKIYLRTGLNLLGFSSSYSFKEKEYLNNIFNDDRYVGYGIDLTYQSFIGPITVGLSSNAQDKQLRSYISLGYSFNYSDR
- a CDS encoding N-acetylmuramoyl-L-alanine amidase, whose product is MRLLKHLTIYILLLASISCSSKSTFRIFEKPITWNQEREELSLKYLKERHGLDKTEATIDPTMVVVHWTAVNSIESTFDVFDSPTLGGRADLTGASNLNVSSQFLIDRDGTIFRLLPETNFARHTIGLNYTAIGIENIGGPNAPLTKEQLKANEMLIRHLRKKYEIEYVIGHYEYQNFQETDLWKEYDPDYRTVKTDPGVDFMEKLRKNLSDLNLKPIPSL
- a CDS encoding glycoside hydrolase family 10 protein: MNYQLPEIPREFRGVWIATVANIDWPTSPTDPFEKQKNDFLKLLDYYKSLNFNAVILQVRAAGDAFYPSNLAPWSKYLTGKEGKAPETSENPLTWMIKEAHARGMEFHAWLNPYRATFDLKTELLSPSHDYNLHRDWMLKYGAKYYYNPGLPEVKSHLTSVIKELVANYDLDAVHFDDYFYPYKVENQSFPDINTYNQFKSPGQTLEDWRRQNVNDLIFAVHKTIEATKPWVQFGISPFGVWRNQDKDPKGSPTRAGQTNYDDLFADPITWMKNGWIDYLIPQIYWSMDYELASYRKLNDWWSNNSNQTNIYIGNGPYKIRDNADKAWDNPREIPDQISYTRTIPNVQGNAFFSAKSLLIKNQDVAQTIKNELYQETTLPPAFQPKKPAIIDIPVVLDITADQTLTKIHLEKPLDPAIRYALVQGASELDQLADSEIHPIWVGGMRARALEVSSLNKKYLAIRWIDHYGRIVQTQVYQVP
- a CDS encoding c-type cytochrome translates to MKKLFKIIGYLFGAIIILVIGAIAYLQVAFPSVAEPAELNVEYSQARIERGAYLANHVTVCMDCHSTRDFSLFSGPPVDGTLGKGGDKFDHSMGFPGVFYAKNITPTGISDYTDGELYRVITTGVTNDDRPMFPLMPYLYYGKMDPEDIYSIIAYIRSLDPIDYEVPDSEADFPVNLIMRTIPTEASPEKIPDPSDQVAYGAYLTNAAGCIECHTPVTPQGQIIPEMAFSGGREFGNPDGSVLRSSNITPDPSGLESWDEIRFVRQFKQYQDSGYVIPKVQPGEFNSLMPWTMYSGMKDEDLKAIYAYLKTVKPISNQVVKFTPAEASE
- a CDS encoding DeoR/GlpR family DNA-binding transcription regulator, whose amino-acid sequence is MLKEERQKFILDQVHLHHRVLLVDLSESLNVSIDTVRRDVKELAKDRKLKKVHGGATSFGFMNFRKEEGNVYLQSKKIAIAEKTVSLLSEGQVIIMSGGTTNMEVAKMIPKKLPLTVFTPSLHVAMELLEHPEVEVIFLGGKLLHDAKFAVGGTVVNSLSQLRVDLCILGTGYLDAEYGLTEFDWEVIQVKQAMIRAAKKTVILSVSDKLHSVQKYKTCDMSAVHTLVTELDPSDQLLDAFRPFNLTLI